The Triticum aestivum cultivar Chinese Spring chromosome 7B, IWGSC CS RefSeq v2.1, whole genome shotgun sequence genome window below encodes:
- the LOC123159877 gene encoding rRNA 2'-O-methyltransferase fibrillarin 1 translates to MRPPARGGRGGRGFGGRSDGGGRGGRGFGGRSDGGGRGGRGGRGGRTPRGRGGRGGGGRGGAGMKGGSKVVVVPHKHDGVFIAKAKEDALCTKNMVAGESVYGEKRVSVQNEDGTKVEYRVWNPFRSKLAAAVLGGVDNIWIAPGARVLYLGAASGTTVSHVSDIVGPTGLVYAVEFSHRSGRDLVNMAKKRTNVIPIIEDARHPAKYRMLVGMVDVIFSDVAQPDQARILALNASYFLKNGGHFVISIKANCIDSTQAPEAVFAAEVEKLKLEQFKPSEQVTLEPFERDHACVVGGYRMPKKPKAT, encoded by the exons ATGAGGCCACCGGCACGAGGAG GACGCGGCGGGAGGGGTTTCGGCGGCaggagcgacggcggcggccgcgggggcaggggcttcggcggcaggagcGATGGCGGCGGCCGCGGGGGCAGGGGCGGCAGGGGAGGCAGGACGCCCAGGGGCCGTGGTGGTCGTGGCGGCGGTGGAAGGGGAGGGGCCGGCATGAAGGGCGGCAGCAAGGTGGTCGTGGTGCCGCACAAGCACGACGGCGTCTtcatcgccaaggccaaggaggacGCGCTCTGCACCAAGAACATGGTCGCCGGGGAGTCCGTCTACGGCGAGAAGCGCGTCTCCGTCCAG AACGAGGACGGCACCAAGGTTGAGTACAGGGTGTGGAACCCCTTCAGGTCAAAGCTGGCCGCCGCTGTTCTTGGTGGCGTCGACAACATCTGGATT GCTCCTGGTGCTCGTGTGCTGTATCTTGGTGCTGCCTCTGGAACGACAGTGTCTCATGTGTCTGATATTGTTGGACCG ACTGGGTTGGTGTATGCTGTGGAGTTCTCGCACCGCAGTGGCAGGGATCTTGTCAACATGGCCAAGAAGAGGACCAATGTGATTCCCATCATCGAGGATGCTAGGCACCCTGCCAAGTACCGGATGTTGGTCGGCATGGTTGATGTTATCTTCTCTGATGTTGCACAGCCTGACCAG GCTAGGATCTTGGCCCTTAATGCTTCATACTTCTTGAAGAATGGTGGTCACTTTGTCATTTCAATCAAG GCCAACTGTATCGACTCCACCCAGGCCCCTGAGGCCGTGTTTGCCGCCGAAGTTGAGAAGCTGAAGCTTGAGCAGTTCAAGCCTTCGGAGCAGGTGACCCTGGAGCCCTTCGAGCGTGACCATGCCTGCGTTGTCGGTGGCTACAGGATGCCTAAGAAGCCCAAGGCGACTTGA